One segment of Anastrepha obliqua isolate idAnaObli1 chromosome 3, idAnaObli1_1.0, whole genome shotgun sequence DNA contains the following:
- the LOC129242510 gene encoding heat shock protein 23-like: MANLPLILSLADDLTRLTPFYEPVFYNRWPAISTSPSVRLRKFEKDLPIATVGKDGFQASMDVQQFKPSELSVKVVDDHIVVEGKHEEREDDHGYISRHFVRRYALPKGFHADKVVSTLSSDGVLTVSVPKPAIENKSNERVIQIQQTVPAHLNVKENQKESSKEEKPKA, translated from the coding sequence atggcgAATCTACCATTAATCTTGAGTTTGGCTGACGATTTAACCCGCTTGACACCATTCTACGAACCGGTGTTCTACAACCGCTGGCCTGCCATTAGTACTTCACCCAGTGTTCGATTACGAAAGTTTGAAAAGGATCTGCCCATCGCTACTGTGGGAAAGGATGGATTCCAAGCCAGTATGGATGTGCAGCAGTTTAAACCAAGTGAACTGAGTGTTAAGGTAGTCGATGACCACATCGTTGTTGAGGGTAAACATGAGGAGCGAGAAGATGACCACGGTTATATTTCACGGCATTTTGTTCGTCGCTATGCACTGCCAAAAGGCTTCCACGCCGACAAAGTAGTTTCCACACTGTCATCGGATGGTGTGCTAACAGTCAGTGTACCAAAACCTGCCATCGAAAATAAATCTAATGAACGGGTGATCCAAATTCAACAGACTGTCCCAGCGCACTTAAACGTAAAGGAGAATCAAAAAGAGAgttcaaaagaagaaaaaccaaAGGCATAG
- the LOC129242308 gene encoding heat shock protein 23-like, translated as MANLPLILSLADDLSRLTPFYEPVFYNRWPAVSTSPSGQLRKFEKDLPIATVGKDGFQASMDVQQFKPSELSVKVVDDHIVVEGKHEEREDDHGYISRHFVRRYALPKGFHADKVVSTLSSDGVLTVSVPKPAIENKSNERVIQIQQTGPAHLNVKENQKESSKEEAPKA; from the coding sequence atggcGAACCTACCATTAATCTTGAGTTTGGCTGACGATTTAAGTCGTTTGACACCATTCTACGAACCGGTGTTCTACAACCGCTGGCCTGCCGTTAGTACTTCACCCAGTGGTCAATTACGAAAGTTTGAAAAGGATCTGCCCATCGCTACTGTGGGAAAGGATGGATTCCAAGCCAGTATGGATGTGCAGCAGTTTAAACCAAGTGAACTGAGTGTTAAGGTAGTCGATGACCACATCGTTGTTGAGGGTAAACATGAGGAGCGAGAAGATGACCACGGTTATATTTCACGGCATTTTGTTCGTCGCTATGCACTGCCAAAAGGCTTCCACGCCGACAAAGTAGTTTCCACACTGTCATCGGATGGTGTGCTAACAGTCAGTGTACCAAAACCAGCCATCGAAAATAAATCTAATGAACGGGTGATCCAAATTCAACAGACTGGCCCAGCGCACTTAAACGTAAAGGAGAATCAAAAAGAGAGTTCTAAAGAAGAAGCTCCAAAGGCCTAA
- the LOC129240199 gene encoding heat shock protein 27, whose product MAIVPLLVSLARELDNECRDFEHYSDDDFGFGLHPMDIFRPVRHSHSLLLQPRRRHAPYDRSLVQARRTSRLGKDAGDGSSLMPTVGKDGFQVCMDVSQFKPNELTVKTVDKTVVVEGKHEEREDDHGMIQRHFIRKYTLPKNYDPKDVVSTISSDGVLTVKAPPPPSKAVKANERIVQIQQTGPAHLSVKAPEEAASDGKADENGDKKSGK is encoded by the coding sequence atgGCAATTGTACCACTGCTGGTGAGCTTGGCTCGTGAACTAGACAACGAGTGCAGAGATTTCGAACACTATAGTGATGATGATTTCGGCTTTGGCTTGCATCCAATGGACATTTTTCGGCCGGTTCGTCACAGTCATTCGTTATTGTTGCAGCCACGGCGTCGGCATGCACCGTATGATCGTTCACTGGTTCAGGCACGGCGAACATCTCGTTTAGGCAAGGACGCTGGAGACGGTTCGTCATTAATGCCCACAGTTGGCAAAGATGGCTTCCAAGTGTGCATGGATGTGTCGCAGTTTAAGCCAAACGAATTAACCGTCAAAACTGTGGACAAGACAGTTGTTGTAGAAGGTAAACATGAAGAACGAGAAGATGATCACGGTATGATTCAACGTCACTTCATTCGCAAATACACACTGCCGAAAAACTATGACCCAAAAGACGTTGTCTCTACAATTTCATCTGATGGTGTATTGACAGTGAAAGCACCACCGCCACCAAGCAAGGCTGTTAAAGCAAATGAACGAATAGTCCAAATACAACAAACGGGGCCGGCTCATTTGAGCGTTAAAGCGCCAGAGGAAGCTGCCAGCGACGGCAAAGCAGACGAGAATGGCGATAAGAAATCTGGAAAATAA